The DNA window TAAATTAATGTGAAAAAGAATATGAGTAAAGAATAAGGAAAAGCATTAGGATTCAGTGTTCTTTGTCAGAATAAAAATGCAATTATTGGGAGTTAACATGCAAGGTGCCATGAAAAGCTTTGCTTGCAACTTAAACATCTATCCATGGCCCAGATCAATCAGTGTTTGTTATTCTTATAGAAGTGATCAGATGTGTTTGCAATTATTATGATTCATAAAAAGCGTACAGGCATGTGACGAAACTGAGCTCAGAGAGAAGATGTTGAAAGTTGTATTATCATTGATATATAGAAAGTTGTATCATTGACATATATACTTCAACAATATGAGCCAAACTGCTCAAACTTTTACTGGAAGACTATGTTGCTAGCATTTTAGTCCATTCTGTGGCACATAATGTTTTCCTTCTGAACTGATTGTGAACTTATCTCTTGGTTACAGGTGCATTATTGTTTTTTGCTTTGTTGGGACTATCGGGATGCTTCATAACCTGTTATGACCGAAGAGTACGGAATGACTTGGCTCAGCCTTGTCGAGAATTATGTCTTTGTTGCTGTCAGCCAGGGTATGCATTTGGTTAGCTCAGTCTTCAAGTCATAAAATACTGTCTTAAACTAAAGCTATGTCTCTTAACCCCGAAAAACATTCGTCAACACAGTTATTGTGCCATAGTAAAAATGTACACAAAAGTAACGTAAAGAGATTGTGTTTTTTATCTAATTATTTGAATGGAGGCTAAACTTCATAAAAGATATACAGATGGTTTGTTGCAGCACTTACCCAGTTTCACTGGATTGATAAAGCACCCAATTTCACTGGACTGATGAAGCTTGTTCACCTGTGCATATGCATTTATCCTGTGTTCGTCATGTATTCTCACAGGCCATGGTTTTCATGCCTGTACTGTTTGATTGTACCGACATGTATTCTATTTCATTCAGGATGTGTGCAGATTGCCATCTACCTGGCACGCTTTGCATGTGGACTGACTGCACTACCTGCTTCGAAGGCTGCGCTACCACAGCTGGCGAGTGTGGTGGTTGCTTGGGAGGTGCTGGGGAAGCTGGGCTACCGTTGCTCCTCATCATGGGGGTTATTATGCTTGGGCTTTTCACGGTTATCGGCATATTCTACAGTGTCCTGGTCGCAACAATGGTTGGCCAGCGGATCTGGCAGCGGCATTATCACATTCTTGCCAAACGAATGCTAACCAAGGTGAGTACTTCCATGTGTTCATCAGCTGTCTCATCTACCATGGTTTTACTCATGTTTGGTGTCAATATCTTCCAGGAGTATGTCGTAGAGGATGTTGATGGCGAGCGCACAGACTGGTCTCCGCCGTCACTACCCGCGGAGCACATCAGCCAGCTGAAGTCTCTGGGGCTTCTATAATAGCTCACGCCATCACGTCGATGGCAGGTGATGACCATAAGCTAGGACTCGGCGTGGCATTACCCAGCTGTACAGAAGGCGATACAAAGCAGGAAGTCAGGCATTCTGTGTTGAAATGTGGCAATGTTGatatcttatttttctttttgtacATTGTAACGGCAAAGATTTCTTCCTGACAAACCAAACTCAAAATTTTTATACCAAGTGAAATCGCGTACTTTACTGAAGTCTGTGTGACCTGTCACACTGCAAATGACTTC is part of the Miscanthus floridulus cultivar M001 chromosome 9, ASM1932011v1, whole genome shotgun sequence genome and encodes:
- the LOC136484093 gene encoding uncharacterized protein isoform X2, whose protein sequence is MEEKASSPLIPPPSEIDLEAGGGGEQLQCRICLETDGRDFIAPCKCKGTSKYVHRDCLDHWRAVKEGFAFSHCTTCKAPYYLRVHSHTDRKWRTLKFRFFVTRDILFIFALVQIVISALAYLVHFIDGYQQYWLRTAWGFDNEVSFYYICGALLFFALLGLSGCFITCYDRRVRNDLAQPCRELCLCCCQPGMCADCHLPGTLCMWTDCTTCFEGCATTAGECGGCLGGAGEAGLPLLLIMGVIMLGLFTVIGIFYSVLVATMVGQRIWQRHYHILAKRMLTKEYVVEDVDGERTDWSPPSLPAEHISQLKSLGLL
- the LOC136484093 gene encoding uncharacterized protein isoform X1 — its product is MEEKASSPLIPPPSEIDLEAGGGGEQLQCRICLETDGRRRSDWLCGCACAGRDFIAPCKCKGTSKYVHRDCLDHWRAVKEGFAFSHCTTCKAPYYLRVHSHTDRKWRTLKFRFFVTRDILFIFALVQIVISALAYLVHFIDGYQQYWLRTAWGFDNEVSFYYICGALLFFALLGLSGCFITCYDRRVRNDLAQPCRELCLCCCQPGMCADCHLPGTLCMWTDCTTCFEGCATTAGECGGCLGGAGEAGLPLLLIMGVIMLGLFTVIGIFYSVLVATMVGQRIWQRHYHILAKRMLTKEYVVEDVDGERTDWSPPSLPAEHISQLKSLGLL